A window from Pokkaliibacter sp. MBI-7 encodes these proteins:
- a CDS encoding transporter substrate-binding domain-containing protein, whose protein sequence is MITRRLRREGLFRQCSCWLAGVLCFWWLAASVAAAVVPLDDKERAWLVKHPVITVHNEMNWPPFNFNQNGQPTGFSIDYMNLLAVKMGLNIRYVSGPEWDEFMAMIRDGRLDVMLNIVNTPGRREFMSFTEPYLSSPSGIFVTRDNDSIHSLEDLNGKTVAIPRGFFFQEVLETSYPKIKLLLEDDTLDNLESVAFGRADATVGEPGVVQYLIDTHFLTNIKLAGQATDRRFTSVMSIGVNKDQSILRGILQKGVDSITPQEMQHMFARWNLAAAGQADATTLSDEDQRYLAGLNDVQVCVQSDHMPYEGQSGDQLNGISADLLRQLSQTLKLSFHPRFYSTSAELLEAAGRGDCDLVPLIATAAGQSGLRYSKPFLDIPIVLATGSDEIFVGDVQQLKDRKLGYVPGLFSFDALKKRYPQLQLVAVSSMADAVRRIRDGELYGYVDSVAAIAYGMQQHGWYDIKIAGRFDEQLHIAMGVHSTAPHLLGVIQKTLNAMGTEVPKRIYNQWVSVRYVQSVDYTWIWRAGLALAVLMAFLWYRNYQLKKFNRKLERITITDPLTGVNNRKLLDEVLAREVDLCAAGQYSVGLILLDLDHFKLVNDRYGHQEGDAVLNMVCRSVEQVINHKHVFGRWGGEEFMVICPGLNLAATGHLAEILRREISQAVQGPAGNQTASFGVTAYQRGDSGNDLIRRADMALYQAKEAGRNRVQLHTPAKQTSRVTSSFEV, encoded by the coding sequence GTGATAACGCGTCGATTGCGCAGGGAAGGCCTGTTTCGGCAATGCAGCTGCTGGCTCGCTGGCGTGCTGTGCTTCTGGTGGCTGGCCGCCAGCGTTGCCGCGGCCGTGGTGCCGCTGGACGATAAGGAGCGCGCCTGGCTGGTGAAGCACCCGGTGATCACCGTGCACAACGAAATGAACTGGCCACCGTTCAATTTCAATCAGAATGGTCAGCCCACCGGCTTTTCTATCGATTACATGAATCTGCTGGCAGTTAAAATGGGCCTCAATATCCGCTATGTCTCGGGGCCTGAGTGGGATGAGTTCATGGCGATGATCAGAGATGGGCGTCTCGACGTCATGCTTAATATCGTCAATACCCCCGGTCGCCGGGAGTTCATGAGCTTTACCGAACCTTATCTGTCTTCACCTTCGGGCATCTTCGTCACCCGCGACAACGACAGTATCCACAGTCTGGAAGATCTCAATGGCAAGACGGTGGCTATTCCCCGTGGCTTTTTCTTTCAGGAAGTACTGGAAACCAGCTACCCCAAGATCAAACTGCTGCTGGAAGATGACACCCTCGATAATCTGGAGTCAGTTGCCTTTGGCCGGGCCGATGCCACGGTCGGCGAGCCGGGGGTGGTGCAGTATCTGATCGATACCCACTTTCTGACCAACATCAAGCTGGCCGGGCAGGCAACAGACCGGCGTTTTACCAGCGTCATGAGTATTGGCGTCAACAAGGATCAGTCCATTCTGCGTGGTATTTTGCAGAAGGGGGTGGATTCCATCACCCCGCAGGAAATGCAGCATATGTTCGCCCGCTGGAATCTGGCTGCCGCCGGCCAGGCGGATGCTACGACCCTGAGTGATGAAGATCAGCGCTATCTTGCCGGGCTGAATGACGTGCAGGTCTGTGTGCAGTCCGATCATATGCCCTATGAGGGACAGTCAGGGGATCAGCTAAATGGTATCAGCGCCGATCTGCTGCGCCAGCTCAGCCAGACGCTGAAACTGTCCTTTCACCCCCGCTTTTACTCAACCAGTGCTGAACTGCTGGAGGCCGCTGGCCGGGGCGACTGTGATCTGGTGCCACTGATCGCTACGGCAGCCGGGCAGAGCGGGTTACGGTACAGCAAACCCTTTCTCGACATTCCTATCGTTCTGGCAACCGGTTCGGATGAAATATTTGTCGGTGATGTACAGCAACTGAAAGACCGCAAACTTGGCTATGTACCCGGGCTGTTCAGTTTTGACGCACTGAAGAAGCGTTATCCGCAGCTGCAGCTGGTGGCGGTGAGCAGTATGGCGGATGCAGTACGGCGCATCCGTGATGGTGAGCTGTATGGCTATGTTGATTCAGTCGCGGCCATTGCGTACGGCATGCAGCAGCATGGCTGGTATGACATCAAGATTGCAGGTCGCTTTGACGAGCAGTTGCACATTGCCATGGGCGTACACAGTACCGCTCCCCATCTGCTGGGAGTGATACAGAAAACCCTCAATGCCATGGGAACAGAAGTCCCCAAACGTATTTATAACCAGTGGGTATCAGTGCGTTATGTACAGTCCGTTGACTACACCTGGATCTGGCGAGCCGGGCTGGCGCTGGCGGTGCTGATGGCGTTTCTGTGGTACCGCAACTATCAGCTGAAGAAGTTCAATCGCAAGCTGGAGCGGATCACTATCACCGACCCTCTGACGGGAGTGAACAATCGCAAGCTGCTGGATGAAGTGCTGGCCCGCGAAGTCGATCTGTGTGCAGCCGGGCAGTACAGTGTCGGCCTGATTCTGCTCGATCTGGATCATTTCAAACTGGTGAATGATCGCTATGGCCATCAGGAGGGCGACGCGGTACTGAATATGGTGTGCCGCAGTGTCGAGCAGGTCATCAACCATAAGCATGTTTTCGGCCGCTGGGGCGGAGAGGAGTTCATGGTTATCTGCCCCGGACTGAATCTGGCCGCGACCGGTCATCTGGCGGAAATCCTGCGACGGGAAATCAGTCAGGCAGTGCAGGGGCCTGCTGGTAATCAGACGGCCAGCTTTGGCGTGACAGCCTATCAGCGTGGCGACAGCGGTAACGATCTGATTCGCCGTGCTGATATGGCGCTGTATCAGGCCAAAGAAGCGGGGCGCAACCGCGTCCAGCTCCATACCCCGGCAAAACAGACAAGTCGTGTCACCAGCAGCTTTGAGGTGTGA